A genomic window from Chrysoperla carnea chromosome 3, inChrCarn1.1, whole genome shotgun sequence includes:
- the LOC123294707 gene encoding uncharacterized protein K02A2.6-like has translation MQPLYELLRKEADFVWSKQCQHAFETIKKEIIGDRILTTYAQDLPLILEVDASPYGLGAMLAHKIRNETRPICFISRSLTKAEKQYSHLDKEATAIYWSTSKLWQYLYGRKFELITDSKPLKTILNPNKNLPAVTAMRLMRYALHMRQFNYEITYRRGNENIVADFLSRAPVESVNDERVDENFKVEEEILQILQLSCTKAITYQEIASETKRDKELSELKRKLENGTECENQSEYSLHKDVIMRGNRAIIPKTLQEYVLGELHNTHCGIVKMKAIARSTVYWKNIDKDIEQIAKACHICAQYQKADRHVPLHKWETPTEPWQRIHIDFAGPIYEKQLLIVIDALTKWVEVIVFDKAPTSKTTITALKHIFAAQGLPMTIVSDNATIFKSDEFEQFLEANGIAQLNSAPNHPATNGQAERTVQTIKTKLKKLMSESTGNIREKIDDILFDYRATPLNCGKTPAELHYGRQIKTKLHLLTPPTNLITDTKYDKHERKTKSFTIGQRVLSRNYYGNDKWLLGTIVERLGKIHYHARLDNKVIVKRHANQLKRTACQTTPATSVGEQVKKNENKAVLFKLPDISVQNQRKPAQEQKSEQVQVRRKSEQVQVRRSTRTRRPVERLNL, from the coding sequence ATGCAACCCCTGTACGAACTGTTACGAAAAGAAGCGGATTTCGTGTGGAGCAAACAATGCCAGCACGCTTTTGAAACCATTAAGAAAGAAATCATAGGCGATCGAATACTTACCACATACGCACAAGACTTACCGTTGATTTTAGAAGTTGATGCATCTCCCTACGGTTTGGGAGCCATGCTAGCTCATAAAATCAGGAACGAAACGAGacctatttgttttatttcgcGATCCTTAACAAAAGCGGAGAAGCAATACTCACATTTGGACAAAGAAGCTACAGCGATTTATTGGTCGACGTCAAAATTGTGGCAATATTTATACGGCCGAAAATTTGAACTCATAACAGACAGCAAACCATTAAAAACGATATTAAATCCGAATAAAAATTTACCGGCAGTTACGGCGATGCGGTTAATGCGATACGCGTTGCATATGAgacaatttaattacgaaataaCATACAGACGAGGTAATGAAAATATTGTAGCTGATTTCCTATCGCGTGCGCCTGTAGAAAGCGTAAACGACGAACGAGTAGACGAAAATTTCAAAGTAGAAGAAGAGATACTACAGATATTACAATTGTCTTGCACAAAAGCAATCACATACCAAGAAATAGCAAGCGAAACAAAACGCGACAAAGAATTAAGCGAACTGAAACGGAAATTAGAAAATGGTACAGAATGTGAAAATCAGTCCGAATACTCACTACACAAAGACGTTATAATGCGGGGAAATAGAGCTATCATACCGAAAACCTTACAAGAATATGTGCTTGGCGAGTTACACAACACTCATTGCGGCATCGTGAAAATGAAAGCCATCGCGCGATCAACGGTTTATTGGAAGAATATCGATAAAGATATCGAACAGATTGCAAAAGCATGTCACATCTGCGCTCAGTATCAAAAAGCGGATCGACATGTTCCATTACACAAATGGGAAACGCCTACAGAACCGTGGCAAAGAATTCACATTGACTTTGCGGGCCCAATCTACGAAAAACAACTACTAATAGTTATCGATGCATTAACAAAGTGGGTTGAGGTGATAGTGTTCGACAAAGCACCCACGTCAAAAACAACAATTACTGCGCTCAAACACATATTCGCTGCGCAGGGGCTACCAATGACAATCGTTTCCGACAACGCGACAATATTCAAGAGCGACGAATTTGAGCAATTCTTAGAAGCCAACGGTATAGCTCAATTAAACAGCGCACCAAATCATCCCGCCACGAATGGACAAGCGGAGCGTACAGTACAGACGATTAAAACGAAACTTAAGAAATTAATGTCCGAGTCGACGGGAAACATACGCGAGAAAATTGACGATATATTATTCGACTATCGCGCGACACCATTAAACTGCGGAAAAACACCGGCGGAATTACACTATGGtagacaaattaaaacaaaattacatcTACTGACACCGCCAACCAACTTAATAACCGATACAAAATACGACAAACACgaacgaaaaacaaaatcatttacgATCGGACAACGAGTTCTATCCCGGAACTATTACGGCAATGATAAGTGGCTTTTGGGTACCATTGTTGAGCGACTCGGGAAAATACATTACCATGCGCGCCTCGACAACAAAGTAATCGTAAAGCGTCACGCAAATCAGTTAAAGCGTACTGCGTGCCAAACGACACCAGCGACTTCAGTCGGCGAGCAAgtgaagaaaaatgaaaacaaagcGGTATTATTCAAGTTACCAGATATAAGCGTACAAAATCAACGGAAACCGGCACAGGAGCAAAAATCAGAACAAGTACAAGTACGACGAAAATCAGAACAAGTACAAGTACGACGATCAACACGTACACGTCGTCCGGTAGAACGTTTAAATTTATAg